One genomic segment of Microbacterium maritypicum includes these proteins:
- a CDS encoding zinc-binding alcohol dehydrogenase — protein sequence MSDKPQWLIREDASVPVLVALALRQGLGIRATDDLPGLRDLPVRTPDAATASPAVEAQWREYWDMTVEPRAHHSGVPLELVDGFDTLVALPASGAAELTSAITPFATPVLEYARRAHDRYVSSMKSHTGSDSYRAYASAIAEFEREVGRRAHSFELNVQVLPLSQRGIWWIGALTVAVTDGLRRDVVAFDAAIRPVIAELA from the coding sequence ATGTCCGACAAGCCGCAGTGGCTGATCCGCGAAGACGCGAGCGTACCGGTTCTCGTGGCGCTAGCGCTGCGCCAAGGACTCGGCATCCGAGCCACGGACGATCTGCCGGGCCTGCGCGATCTGCCGGTCAGAACTCCGGATGCCGCCACGGCCTCTCCCGCGGTCGAAGCGCAGTGGCGCGAGTACTGGGACATGACGGTCGAGCCGCGCGCGCATCACTCTGGCGTCCCTCTCGAACTCGTCGACGGCTTCGACACCCTGGTGGCCCTGCCGGCCTCCGGGGCCGCAGAGCTGACCTCGGCGATCACACCATTCGCGACACCCGTCCTGGAATACGCCCGCAGGGCGCACGACCGCTACGTGTCGTCGATGAAGAGCCACACAGGCAGCGACTCCTACCGGGCATATGCCAGCGCGATCGCGGAGTTCGAGCGCGAGGTCGGGCGGCGTGCGCACTCCTTCGAGCTGAACGTGCAGGTGCTCCCGCTGTCGCAGCGGGGGATCTGGTGGATCGGAGCGCTCACAGTGGCGGTGACCGATGGCCTGCGTCGGGACGTCGTGGCGTTCGACGCCGCGATCCGCCCGGTGATCGCCGAACTCGCGTAG
- a CDS encoding MFS transporter, translating to MTMPSARPLWQGRALALVGIVLVAFSLRSAVASLSPVIDHVAADFPVSPVVIGLIGAAPPVCFAIFGLLTPLFERRFGLERMAVAAITLMALGLLLRGFAVDSTTLLAATAVVFAGVGSGNVLLPPLVKKYFPDRLGVMMTIYSTTMAVSTFLPPLVAVPVADSLGWRVSLGMWGLVAGIALVPWVALLLKNGPRAGEPVKTELLVPDPTDGVDDVQDAVAVATGPISTAPANRRHFARLWRLPLAWALAVVFGASSTMAYVSFAWMPTMLVDIGGVTPATAGFLLSLFALIGLPCSLLVPILVVRFQATRPLFFVAVGGGLVGLAGLLFVPTVALPLWVSIFGLTAIMFPLSLVLLSIRARTPESAVALSGFVQSIGYAIAATFPLLVGLLHETTAGWQIPLLVIAGVLIVAIPAGIVAGRRRTVEDEWERRHGRW from the coding sequence ATGACGATGCCGAGCGCACGACCGCTGTGGCAGGGTCGGGCACTCGCACTCGTGGGGATCGTCCTGGTGGCGTTCTCGCTGCGCTCGGCGGTCGCCTCGCTATCCCCGGTGATCGATCATGTCGCCGCGGATTTCCCGGTCTCGCCGGTCGTCATCGGCCTGATCGGCGCCGCGCCGCCGGTGTGCTTCGCGATCTTCGGTCTGCTCACGCCGCTGTTCGAGCGCCGATTCGGTCTGGAGCGGATGGCCGTCGCCGCGATCACGCTGATGGCTCTGGGGTTGCTCCTGCGCGGCTTCGCCGTGGATTCGACGACCCTGCTCGCGGCGACGGCCGTGGTGTTCGCGGGGGTCGGCTCGGGCAACGTGCTGCTGCCGCCACTGGTCAAGAAGTACTTCCCCGATCGACTCGGGGTCATGATGACCATCTACTCGACCACCATGGCGGTGTCGACCTTCCTGCCTCCGCTGGTCGCGGTGCCGGTGGCCGACTCGCTGGGCTGGCGGGTGTCTCTGGGCATGTGGGGCCTCGTCGCGGGCATCGCGCTGGTGCCCTGGGTGGCGCTTCTGCTGAAGAACGGCCCGCGAGCGGGTGAGCCGGTGAAGACGGAACTGCTCGTCCCCGATCCCACCGACGGTGTCGACGACGTGCAGGATGCGGTGGCCGTCGCGACCGGTCCGATCTCGACCGCTCCGGCGAACCGTCGGCACTTCGCCCGCCTGTGGAGACTGCCCCTCGCCTGGGCGCTGGCGGTCGTCTTCGGAGCGTCGTCGACCATGGCCTACGTCTCGTTCGCCTGGATGCCGACCATGCTCGTCGACATCGGCGGTGTGACTCCGGCGACCGCAGGTTTCCTGCTCTCACTGTTCGCGCTGATCGGTCTGCCGTGCTCGCTGCTGGTGCCGATCCTCGTCGTCCGGTTCCAGGCGACGCGTCCGCTCTTCTTCGTGGCCGTCGGCGGCGGGCTGGTCGGGCTCGCCGGTCTCCTGTTCGTCCCGACCGTCGCGCTGCCGCTGTGGGTGAGCATCTTCGGCCTCACCGCCATCATGTTCCCTCTCAGCCTCGTGCTGCTCAGCATCCGCGCCCGCACACCGGAGAGCGCCGTCGCGCTGAGCGGTTTCGTGCAGAGCATCGGCTACGCGATCGCGGCGACCTTCCCGCTGCTGGTCGGGCTGCTGCACGAGACGACCGCGGGCTGGCAGATCCCGCTGCTCGTGATCGCGGGCGTGCTCATCGTCGCGATCCCCGCCGGCATCGTTGCGGGTCGTCGTCGCACGGTCGAGGACGAGTGGGAGCGCCGGCACGGTCGCTGGTGA
- a CDS encoding LacI family DNA-binding transcriptional regulator: MSPRRPRDDRAPSQVDVAQLAGVSTQTVSRVMSGQDNVRPDTARRVMAAVEELGYRVHAAAASLASGRTRVLGVIVVSTDRYSSAALGVGIQQAAAANGYTVSTAAVADHASAEAFLEAFDRLERQGAEGIILGVPVELESPAMRARTERTPATRSERTSLDEDAPLAVDQRAIARLAVEHLLDLGHKTVWHVSGDDYWTETQQRSEAWEQTLRDRGIVPPPLIPADWTPESGYRAGRTIAAIPEATAVFVSSDEMAFGLIRALHEAGRSVPDDVSVVSVDDIALAAYASPALTTVRQPFEAMGRAAALRVIAQIEGHDAVGDMPSTDPQLIVRSSTAPPRSAR; encoded by the coding sequence ATGTCACCTCGTCGCCCGAGAGACGACCGCGCCCCCAGCCAGGTCGATGTCGCCCAGCTTGCCGGTGTCTCCACGCAGACCGTCTCCCGCGTCATGTCGGGGCAGGACAACGTGCGCCCCGACACCGCCAGGCGTGTGATGGCGGCGGTCGAGGAGCTCGGCTACCGCGTGCACGCCGCCGCCGCCTCCCTCGCCTCCGGTCGCACCCGCGTGCTGGGAGTGATCGTCGTCTCGACCGACCGGTACTCGTCGGCGGCGCTCGGCGTCGGCATCCAGCAGGCCGCTGCAGCGAACGGGTACACCGTGTCGACGGCCGCTGTCGCCGACCATGCGTCGGCCGAGGCGTTCCTGGAGGCCTTCGACCGACTGGAGCGGCAAGGAGCCGAGGGCATCATCCTCGGCGTGCCGGTCGAGCTCGAGAGCCCGGCGATGCGGGCGCGGACCGAGCGCACACCCGCGACCCGGAGCGAGCGCACCTCTCTCGATGAGGACGCCCCGCTCGCCGTCGACCAGAGGGCGATCGCCCGCCTCGCCGTCGAGCATCTGCTCGACCTCGGGCACAAGACCGTCTGGCACGTCTCGGGCGACGACTACTGGACCGAGACGCAGCAGCGCAGCGAAGCCTGGGAGCAGACGCTCCGCGATCGCGGAATCGTGCCGCCGCCGCTGATCCCCGCCGACTGGACGCCCGAATCCGGCTACCGCGCGGGTCGCACGATCGCGGCGATCCCCGAGGCCACGGCCGTGTTCGTCAGCAGCGACGAGATGGCCTTCGGTCTGATCCGCGCCCTGCACGAGGCCGGCCGCAGCGTGCCCGATGATGTGTCCGTGGTCAGCGTCGACGACATCGCCCTCGCCGCGTACGCCTCCCCCGCCCTGACGACCGTCCGTCAGCCCTTCGAGGCGATGGGCCGTGCCGCAGCTCTCCGGGTCATCGCCCAGATCGAGGGGCACGATGCGGTCGGCGACATGCCCTCCACCGATCCTCAGCTCATCGTGCGCTCATCGACCGCGCCGCCGCGATCCGCCCGATAG
- the purF gene encoding amidophosphoribosyltransferase — protein MCGIVGMVGSAPVNQDIYDALLLLQHRGQDATGIATAEANGVMHNAKAQGMVREAFRTRDMRALLGNVGLGHVRYATKGTASNEEEMQPFYVNAPYGIILIHNGNLTNTRELTADMAQRDRRHLNSSSDTELLLNVLAGELQNTTSTVDLDPERVFEAVARTHERIEGAYAVIAVIAGYGLLAFRDPFGIRPLILGRRPSTVDGAHGKDEWVVASESLVLENGDYEVVREVEPGEAVFITNDGELFSKQCATAATLAPCAFEYVYLARPDSVMNGISVYESRLRMGDRLADTIAKHVPMDKIDVVMPIPDSSRPAAMEVARKLGIEYREGFYKNRYVGRTFIMPGQAVRKKSVRQKLNAMSTEFQGKNVLLIDDSIVRGTTSKEIIQMARDAGAASVTFASAAPPVRHPHVYGINMPSRHELIAHGRTIPEIAEELGCDHLVYQEVEDLKAAIIEGSVLTDLDMSCFDGRYVTGTVSDEYLAWVEGSQTS, from the coding sequence ATGTGCGGCATCGTCGGAATGGTGGGCTCTGCCCCGGTCAATCAGGACATCTACGACGCACTCTTGCTGCTGCAGCACCGCGGCCAGGATGCGACGGGCATCGCCACCGCCGAGGCAAATGGCGTGATGCACAACGCCAAGGCGCAGGGCATGGTCCGCGAAGCGTTCCGCACCCGCGACATGCGCGCGCTGCTCGGCAACGTCGGGCTCGGTCACGTGCGCTACGCCACCAAGGGCACGGCCTCGAACGAAGAGGAGATGCAGCCGTTCTACGTGAACGCGCCGTACGGCATCATCCTCATCCACAACGGCAACCTCACCAACACGCGTGAGCTCACGGCCGACATGGCCCAGCGCGACCGCCGTCACCTCAACTCCTCGAGCGACACCGAGTTGCTGCTCAACGTGCTCGCCGGCGAGCTGCAGAACACGACCTCGACCGTCGACCTCGACCCCGAGCGTGTGTTCGAGGCCGTCGCCCGCACGCACGAGCGCATCGAGGGCGCCTATGCGGTGATCGCCGTGATCGCCGGCTACGGCCTGCTCGCATTCCGCGACCCCTTCGGCATCCGCCCGCTGATCCTGGGTCGTCGTCCCTCGACGGTCGACGGTGCGCACGGCAAGGACGAGTGGGTCGTCGCCAGCGAATCGCTCGTGCTCGAGAACGGCGACTACGAGGTCGTGCGCGAGGTCGAGCCCGGCGAAGCCGTCTTCATCACCAACGACGGCGAGCTGTTCTCCAAGCAGTGCGCGACGGCCGCGACTCTCGCGCCGTGCGCCTTCGAGTACGTCTACCTCGCCCGCCCCGACTCCGTCATGAACGGCATCTCGGTGTACGAGTCGCGGCTGCGCATGGGCGATCGTCTCGCCGACACGATCGCCAAGCACGTGCCGATGGACAAGATCGACGTGGTCATGCCCATCCCCGACTCCTCGCGCCCCGCCGCGATGGAGGTCGCCCGCAAGCTCGGCATCGAGTACCGCGAGGGCTTCTACAAGAACCGCTATGTCGGTCGCACCTTCATCATGCCGGGGCAGGCGGTGCGCAAGAAGAGCGTCCGTCAGAAGCTGAACGCGATGTCGACCGAGTTCCAGGGCAAGAACGTGCTCCTCATCGACGACTCGATCGTGCGCGGGACCACTTCGAAGGAGATCATCCAGATGGCGCGGGATGCCGGGGCCGCCTCGGTGACCTTCGCCTCTGCAGCTCCTCCCGTGCGGCACCCGCACGTGTACGGCATCAACATGCCCTCGCGGCACGAGCTCATCGCCCACGGGCGGACGATTCCCGAGATCGCCGAGGAGCTCGGCTGCGACCACCTCGTCTATCAGGAGGTCGAAGACCTCAAGGCGGCGATCATCGAGGGATCGGTGCTCACCGACCTCGACATGAGCTGCTTCGACGGCCGCTATGTGACCGGCACCGTCTCGGATGAGTATCTGGCCTGGGTGGAGGGGTCGCAGACCTCATGA
- a CDS encoding SpaA isopeptide-forming pilin-related protein: MDDATGALSSFAGGLPYCGGKLDGAGNVDLGWRFCTDFHAGGCAGRPPGEVEGNPKISEESAHQIAYVLSTADVSTKRSRALAQLQVWCLSEGHAADTVNTEARNYFNQYQFDGSDPANPETAVISDAEATCAQHPVIPATPTLAVTGPAQPSTTVAQTAQFTVAANFDWPITITSTGTGPVTLCPGAAAGVTLTDGILTAPQSSNVALCTTTDTAGAVTLTAAATGMPTAIDLSYVWNGDPTCQVFVDFLTPTGESLSASATTDFVAPADLFGGITIAKTDVSGAPLSGASFSIFLSQADATAGVNPVTLDGLSVFPVGADGTLTLSEIRRSDWANGAPVAPGDTGYQSYWLKEITAPTGYVLLASPIEFSVTEGTTTAGIDLAVANVRADVPTTGGGSGDGTVANTGNGTLANTGGVDQSPALALSGLLLLVGAALMSARGARRRSRSLT; encoded by the coding sequence ATGGATGACGCGACCGGAGCGCTGTCGAGCTTCGCCGGCGGGCTGCCGTACTGCGGCGGCAAGCTGGATGGCGCGGGCAACGTCGATCTGGGGTGGCGCTTCTGCACCGACTTCCACGCCGGCGGATGCGCAGGCCGCCCTCCTGGGGAGGTCGAGGGCAACCCGAAGATCAGCGAGGAGTCGGCGCACCAGATCGCCTACGTTCTGAGCACGGCTGATGTCAGTACGAAGCGGTCGCGGGCACTGGCGCAGCTGCAGGTGTGGTGTCTCAGCGAGGGCCACGCGGCCGACACGGTGAACACTGAGGCGCGGAACTACTTCAACCAGTACCAGTTCGACGGCTCCGACCCGGCCAACCCGGAGACCGCCGTGATCTCCGACGCGGAGGCGACGTGCGCGCAGCATCCGGTCATCCCCGCGACGCCGACGCTCGCGGTCACCGGACCGGCTCAGCCCTCGACGACTGTCGCTCAGACCGCCCAGTTCACTGTTGCCGCTAACTTCGACTGGCCGATCACGATCACCTCCACCGGCACCGGGCCCGTGACGCTCTGCCCGGGTGCGGCAGCTGGTGTCACGTTGACGGACGGCATCCTCACAGCTCCCCAGTCCTCGAACGTGGCTCTGTGCACGACGACCGACACCGCAGGGGCGGTCACTCTGACGGCGGCAGCGACCGGAATGCCCACCGCGATCGACCTGTCCTACGTGTGGAACGGCGATCCGACTTGCCAGGTCTTCGTCGACTTCCTCACGCCGACGGGAGAGAGCCTGTCGGCGTCCGCGACGACCGACTTCGTCGCCCCGGCGGACCTGTTCGGAGGCATCACGATCGCCAAGACCGACGTCTCGGGCGCACCGCTCAGCGGAGCATCCTTCTCCATCTTCCTGAGCCAGGCGGATGCGACCGCGGGCGTCAACCCCGTGACCCTCGACGGCCTCTCCGTCTTCCCGGTGGGCGCTGACGGAACGCTCACGCTGTCGGAGATCAGGCGCTCGGACTGGGCCAACGGAGCGCCCGTGGCACCCGGCGACACCGGATACCAGTCCTACTGGCTCAAGGAGATCACCGCCCCAACCGGCTACGTCCTCCTCGCGTCGCCGATCGAGTTCTCCGTGACCGAAGGAACCACAACAGCAGGCATCGACCTGGCCGTCGCCAACGTGCGAGCGGACGTGCCGACGACGGGCGGTGGATCCGGCGATGGCACCGTCGCCAACACCGGCAATGGCACCCTCGCCAACACCGGCGGTGTCGACCAGTCGCCCGCGCTCGCGCTGAGCGGTTTGCTCCTCCTCGTCGGCGCCGCACTGATGTCCGCGCGAGGCGCACGGCGGCGCTCGCGTTCGCTCACCTAG
- a CDS encoding glycoside hydrolase family 35 protein, which translates to MPDLLASAFDGSSVAVDAPAAASPIGAPTLTWRDGEILRDGVAHRILAGSIHYFRVHPDQWEDRLRRLAAMGANTVDTYVAWNFHERVEGDVRFDGWRDIERFIRLAGDIGLDVFLRPSPYICAEWSNGGIPSWLSGRVAALRTSDAGFLAAVDAWYDELIPRLVPLQASHGGPIVAIQIENEYGSFGSDAAYLAHLREGLRCRGMVEMLTTADGITGDMIEHGSVPGAMATFTFGTGVARAVELRREGDALMCSELWGGWFDHWGERHHVRSAASTGGTIEELLAAGGSVSLYMAHGGTNFGLWNGANHDRVLQPTVTSYDSDAPIGEDGTLNEKFHALRAMFAPFHASELPPVPAGPRRQAAASAPLEQRSSLLQLVATLPVTGEVSPRPRTFEELGAEDGLVVYEADVSFPADATLTIDGLHDRAVVFLDAQALGVLERDGETSLALPVDGGAGRLTLVVESLGRINYGPYTGEGKGIMRGVMIGRRLVNGWTHRLVLQEAPTAAPGLDRSAEASDGVAVASFDIAEPLDAWLAFPGGSKGMVWLNGFLLGRYWKVGPQETLYAPAPLWKVGRNELVVLDTDGLGATVEIRDEPSFGETEEFIGS; encoded by the coding sequence ATGCCTGACCTTCTCGCCTCGGCTTTCGACGGCTCTTCCGTTGCCGTCGATGCCCCGGCCGCCGCGTCGCCGATCGGCGCGCCCACCCTGACCTGGCGCGACGGGGAGATCCTCCGCGACGGCGTCGCCCACCGTATCCTCGCGGGCTCGATCCACTACTTCCGGGTGCATCCCGACCAGTGGGAGGACCGCCTGCGCCGACTCGCCGCGATGGGCGCGAACACTGTCGACACGTATGTCGCCTGGAACTTCCACGAGCGCGTCGAGGGCGACGTGCGCTTCGACGGGTGGCGTGACATCGAGCGCTTCATCCGCCTCGCCGGGGACATCGGCCTGGACGTGTTCCTCCGGCCCAGTCCCTACATCTGCGCCGAGTGGTCCAACGGCGGAATCCCGTCCTGGCTCTCGGGGCGCGTCGCGGCGCTGCGCACCAGCGATGCCGGCTTCCTCGCCGCGGTCGACGCCTGGTACGACGAGCTGATCCCCCGGCTCGTCCCGCTCCAGGCCTCGCACGGCGGTCCGATCGTCGCGATCCAGATCGAGAACGAGTACGGTTCGTTCGGCAGCGATGCCGCCTACCTGGCGCACCTGCGCGAGGGGCTCCGCTGTCGCGGGATGGTCGAGATGCTCACGACCGCCGACGGAATCACGGGCGACATGATCGAGCACGGCAGCGTTCCCGGTGCCATGGCGACGTTCACGTTCGGCACCGGCGTGGCCCGGGCCGTGGAGCTGCGTCGTGAGGGGGATGCGCTCATGTGCAGCGAGCTGTGGGGCGGCTGGTTCGACCACTGGGGCGAGCGGCACCATGTGCGCTCCGCCGCGAGCACCGGAGGGACGATCGAGGAACTGCTCGCCGCAGGCGGATCCGTGAGCCTGTACATGGCGCACGGTGGAACGAACTTCGGCCTCTGGAACGGGGCGAATCACGACCGGGTGCTTCAGCCCACCGTCACCAGCTACGACTCGGATGCCCCCATCGGCGAAGACGGAACGCTCAACGAGAAGTTCCACGCGCTGCGGGCGATGTTCGCGCCGTTCCACGCATCCGAGCTCCCTCCGGTTCCGGCAGGCCCGCGGCGACAGGCTGCAGCGTCCGCACCGCTCGAGCAGCGAAGCTCCTTACTGCAGCTGGTCGCCACTCTTCCCGTGACCGGAGAGGTCTCGCCGCGCCCGCGCACGTTCGAGGAGCTCGGTGCCGAAGACGGCCTGGTCGTCTACGAGGCGGATGTCTCCTTCCCCGCCGATGCGACGCTCACGATCGACGGACTGCACGATCGTGCCGTGGTGTTCCTCGACGCCCAGGCGCTCGGGGTGCTCGAACGTGACGGCGAGACCTCCCTCGCTCTGCCCGTCGATGGCGGAGCGGGACGGCTCACGCTCGTCGTCGAGAGTCTCGGACGCATCAACTACGGCCCCTATACCGGGGAGGGCAAGGGCATCATGCGTGGCGTGATGATCGGTCGTCGGCTGGTCAACGGCTGGACGCATCGCCTGGTTCTCCAGGAAGCGCCGACCGCGGCGCCGGGCCTCGACCGATCAGCGGAGGCGTCAGACGGTGTCGCCGTCGCGTCCTTCGACATCGCCGAGCCGCTGGACGCCTGGCTCGCCTTCCCCGGGGGGTCGAAGGGGATGGTCTGGTTGAACGGCTTCCTGCTGGGGCGCTACTGGAAGGTCGGTCCGCAGGAGACGCTCTATGCGCCGGCGCCGCTCTGGAAGGTCGGACGCAACGAGCTCGTGGTGCTCGACACCGACGGCCTCGGCGCGACGGTCGAGATCCGCGACGAACCGTCGTTCGGGGAGACCGAGGAGTTCATCGGCTCCTGA
- the purM gene encoding phosphoribosylformylglycinamidine cyclo-ligase — protein MAASPTNPYSEAGVDTAAGDLAVELMKSSVRATHGPEVLGGVGGFAGLFDASALLGYRRPLLASSTDGVGTKVAIAQAIDKHDTIGQDLVGMVVDDIVVVGARPLFMTDYIACGKVVPQRIADIVRGIAEACSATGTALVGGETAEHPGLLGPRDYDVAGAATGVVEADAILGAERVQDGDVVLAVQSSGLHSNGYSLVRHIVTGAGISYADTAADFGTTWGEALLEPTRLYTLPLLRLIDALGGGVHALSHVTGGGIAANLARVLPQGTWAEVDRGTWSPSPVFRVLSDIAGSSLESAEGTWNLGIGFLAVIAQDKKDAAIAALAAEGMPAWQVATVGFGARPAGEFEQGAKGVDGGAVRLVGAYSSH, from the coding sequence GTGGCTGCCTCCCCCACCAATCCCTATTCCGAAGCCGGCGTCGATACCGCTGCAGGCGATCTCGCCGTCGAGCTGATGAAGTCCTCCGTGCGCGCGACGCACGGACCCGAAGTGCTCGGCGGTGTCGGCGGATTCGCCGGCCTGTTCGACGCCAGCGCGCTGCTCGGCTATCGTCGGCCGCTACTGGCCAGCAGCACAGACGGCGTCGGCACCAAGGTCGCGATCGCCCAGGCGATCGACAAGCACGACACGATCGGGCAGGACCTGGTCGGGATGGTCGTCGACGACATCGTCGTGGTGGGTGCCAGGCCGCTCTTCATGACCGACTACATCGCGTGCGGCAAGGTCGTGCCTCAGCGCATCGCCGACATCGTGCGCGGCATCGCCGAGGCCTGCTCCGCCACGGGCACCGCACTTGTCGGCGGCGAGACGGCAGAGCACCCTGGTCTCCTCGGGCCGCGCGACTACGATGTCGCCGGTGCCGCCACCGGCGTGGTCGAGGCCGACGCCATCCTCGGCGCCGAGCGCGTGCAGGACGGCGACGTCGTGCTCGCCGTGCAGTCCAGCGGTCTGCATTCCAACGGCTACTCCCTCGTTCGCCATATCGTCACCGGCGCGGGCATCAGCTACGCAGACACCGCGGCCGACTTCGGTACCACCTGGGGTGAGGCCCTCCTCGAGCCGACCCGCCTCTACACGCTCCCGCTGCTGCGCCTCATCGATGCGCTCGGCGGCGGCGTTCACGCGCTCAGCCACGTCACCGGCGGCGGAATCGCGGCGAACCTCGCCCGCGTGCTCCCGCAGGGGACCTGGGCGGAGGTCGATCGCGGCACGTGGTCGCCCAGCCCGGTCTTCCGCGTGCTCAGCGACATCGCAGGTTCCTCGCTCGAGTCGGCGGAGGGCACCTGGAACCTCGGCATCGGCTTCCTCGCGGTGATCGCGCAGGACAAGAAAGATGCCGCCATCGCTGCGCTCGCCGCAGAGGGCATGCCCGCCTGGCAGGTCGCGACCGTGGGCTTCGGCGCGCGTCCGGCCGGCGAGTTCGAACAGGGCGCCAAGGGCGTCGACGGCGGAGCGGTGCGCCTCGTGGGCGCCTACTCCTCCCACTGA